In Coffea eugenioides isolate CCC68of chromosome 4, Ceug_1.0, whole genome shotgun sequence, the genomic stretch TCACTTCATTTTTAACACAATAATCTGAACGTGACATGTGGAAAATTAGTGCTGAATGTCTCACATTTGCCAGTAATTAATAGAGGTCATTTTTAAGTCGTAAGGTGCCATAGCTGAAGAAAAGATTGATAAAATTGCCGAGCTGAGTGTGAGTGAAATTTGTTTGTGATTTTGAGACTTAACTAGAATAATTTACAGTTTAGTAGTATCTTGCTTTGAGTGTCATGATACAAGACTCTTGGAGTTTTCACCATTGTTTAATAGTAATTGGTGTTATTTAAGTTGTCTATCACTTCATTTGTCTTCTTTAATTACCAGTAATTTAATACGATAGTGATTTTAGATCCATCACGATCTTAAATGGCTAAGgtccttttctcttttcataATGTCTCAAAGGATTTTGTCAATTAGTGTCGAGTTCATTTGGACCCGCATGTTAATTTATGTAACTTGTAAATTGTGATCATGCATGTATTTGGGTGAACTCGAGCACGGTCGTCAATGACAATCGATGTAATACTTTTGACCATAATATTCATATGAATAGTACACTTTTGGTGTAAGTATGCACAAGTAGTTAAGATATAGTTGTAACCATGCATTTAAAAATCAATACTAAGATCAAGTCAACCCATTCTAACTAGATCTCCAATCAACTACTCCCTCTCTGTATTAATATGTTTGTCGCTTTTCATGAATCCAACATTTTAAAAATAGTGTTTTGATTATAAtgtttgtaaatttttttttaattttacctcccaaatttcaaaattttaaatttgaatatgaAATGTGTATGAATAGAGGAATGGGCAACAATGACAATAGGCTAAAAATGATTCTGACTTATGTAACACGACAAACATTTTAAAACATTTCAAATGTAAAACATGACCaatattttggtaattttttttttcagaaataaTAACAATTGTGTTAGGAATTAGTAGATATCGATACCTTATTATATCAAATAGATAAATTCAGTCAAAGACAGCTAATTAacactttattttatttaattgtcAATCAAAGTTATATGTATCAAAGCAAGGTTGTATAAGACAATATTCTAGTCAAATTGGAGCAATTAACCTACTTTGACTAGTTAATACGCAGCAAAAATATGCAATAGCTCATGATTCCAACCTATTCTTAATCATCCGACAAAGGGCGACTAGTCCTTTTCTAAGATGACAGAAGACCAATCATATACATTCTTTTGCTAGAAGGAAGGGGCAAGTCCAATAACTCGGCAAGaaaccatttttctttctttggggCCAAAGACAGTAAGAAACTGTGGTTGAAATAAGACATGTACCACCAAGCActggaagagagagagagagagagagagagagagaagaactGTACATAACAAATATCTAGCCTTCGACCCCATAGACTTAAactagggataattgcagaaacctcccttcAGGTTTGTAATAGTTGCATTCACCTCCCTCGAGATTTTAAAAATAGCACTAACATCCCCTGAACTTAAGTTTTTTGATAGCAAATTCAGCCTATATCAGAGAAAATGCCATTAAAAAAATCTTTTGAGAAATAAGATAATAATTTTGTTCCATTTGTTATCTTTTAGTCTCTTGTAAGGctgtattagtaaaagaatgaaaaacattaaaaaatgaaaacaattagTGAAACACTTAGGGTGCAGTAGCAACAACTAGAAGAAACAATGAATATACGTTCAGAAATTTGAGATTCTAAAGCATATAAAATGTacaaacaactccaaaaactcTCATTTACTAAAGAAACTTTTTGAATTAAATTGAGATGACAATGGATTACTTACCTATTATCTCCTGATTGCCgtaaatttttaacaaaaaaaatcctTAGATTTTGCCTTGATTTCtgctttctttctccttttgttTCATGAATACTTAAGACAAAGTAAGATCAACCAAAACCACTAGAACTTATTCTTTTATGGAACTTTTTTTGGAGGTTTCTTTCCCCTACATTTTTCTTGCTTCTATGCTTCTCTTCTACGCAAATAATATATAACTTGGACTGTCCTCTCAAGTGCTGTCAATCACAAAATAATGCCACATCGGAGCATCAATTTGCATCATTTTGTAAGTACACTTACAATGTTTAATCAGATAAGAAATAACCATTAATCTTGTTTAATTAGTTACCCTGAACTTGTTAAttgccctaatttttttttgccccAAATTTGTTTACAAACAACCTTAAACTCTAAGGGTATGTAAGTAAATTCACCCTATCTTGCGTTAGCTATAGACCCCAAATTCATGCTAGAGGAGGTAAGtgctattttcaaaatctctaaAGAGATAAGTGCAACTGTTTAAAACCtgaggggaggtttctgcaattatcccctTAAACTATAGGCTGGACCTTTGCCTGCGATGAGATACTTGCACTGTTGCACACCACTGATTGTCATTAGGTTTCAAACTTAGCATAAAGGGCTGGGGTATTCAGCATTTTTggattattatcattttaccccCTTAACGTTCGGTACTACCGTTAATTTCTCCCTTAACGTTACCTTTaaatcactttacccccaagaTTAACGGTCAAACTTGATGGAGTTTGCTAATTAAAGTAAAAATACATGTTTagcccttaaaattattatcactttacctccCATAAACTATAgtttcattatcaatttacccctagagttattttttaggcaatttatcctaccattaaaccaacttagtaagttaaaaaaactttagaagaaagtaccctactctttgtataataaaaataataaaaaatttagagtggctcttctcctttttagtatTAAGAAAAAGGTCAAAGTATTAATCTCTTTCTTGttggcaatcttattaatattgaaaaaaatacaaatatggggagggggaaggggagggggagagagagagagagagagagagagagacgagagacgagagagagagagagagagagttcaattcattttttaaacaaatataaataaaaaagaattaaatacttttattattttaaaattatttcatttttctgtttATTACTAAATTTCAATTCTAATCTCAACAACTTTAAAGTAATACGATAATattagacttttctttattttctttctttgcaaaatctaattttttgttttcttctttcttatctctttttcttttcctagtattaataagtgtgaaaaaagaaatttagaaaattcgtttatttttatgtttttggatctcttaaagtgaaaaaaaaaggaaggataacaattccaactgttttatttttaattatatataaaaagggtaaatatatttaaaaaatttttaccatactagttagattaatgatgagataaaatgtctaaaaaatAATGTTAGTAATTAAAGCAATTGTATCACTATTAAATGTAATAAAGCCCGATTACCAAGTTAGATAAAATTGCGAATGCCGAGGCGCGATAAAATGTACACTAAACTATTTGAATATTTGCCGGGTTTTTTggtcactaaactatttcaaagtgccggttttggtcactaaacttttttattagcgcGAAATGTCACTGAACTAGTAAATCTGTACCGTTTTGGTCACTCCGTGTATTTGTGCCGTCAGGAGAGACGGAAATCAACTTTTTGAGGGGCAAATTCGTCTGCACAGTCTTTTCCTTGAAACTCTCCACCATAAATCACTCTCAAATGTCAGACAACTCGTAAGTTCAATTAGGAAGTGCAAACCCTTATCCTGTAATAGATTTCTTCTGCAAATATGGAGTAGGAGGGACAATATACGAAGTTGCAATTTGCTGGGAATGTGTTGAAGCTTCATTGGAGGAATACCTAAGAAAAGAACTCCGACTTGCAATTTGCTGGGAATGTGTTGAAGCTTCATGAGAGGAAAAGGCAAGGAAACAACTCCGACCTGCTCTTGTGGCAGTAAAACCAATTTGAAGACTTCATGGACTGATAGGAACCCGGCAAGGAGATATGTTGAATGTGCTAATGGCAAGGTAAGTGTGTGAAGATATAGGAAATTCGTTAAATTAGGTTAATGTTTAATTGTTTAGACATTTATCGGCTAAAAagaatttggataatttttttgtAGGTTGATGGCTGTGGTTATTGGAATTGGTATGATGAAGAAATGTGTGAGCGTTCGAAACAAGTCATACCCGGTCTTTTAAGAAGAATAAATAGGGTGGAAACCGAGAATGAAACTTTGCGGCAACAAATTCTCAAGTTGCAAAAGAAAGCTGAGAAAATGGAGGATAAAGTAAAAAATCTGAAGGAGAAGCTTGGaagaaagaaagtgaaaaaaatggTCATTGTTCTTTTTGTTATGGCCTGGACAATTGTCAATGCATCAATGTGGATTTGGGGGCCTAACAAGGGACAGAAGTTTGGAAGGCTGCAAATTGATGGCTACTAGAGTATTGTTGTACTTCAAATCCTAAACCAGTGTTGCTCAATGTTTTAATACACAGCTCGTTTTTGTTGAGATTGTAGTGTTTTTATTACACCTCATTTTGGTTGGTGTTGTTTACACCATGGATGTTTGAAATTGTAATTTATGAATAAAAGACTGAAGTATTAGTTCCAACATATGGGTGGTGCAAAAGAAAAGTAGCTCACAAATGCAGAAAACATAAAGCCAAATACAACAAAAGAGATAATTATCATTATCATTCCAAACAGCTGCTTTACAAAAGAGATAATTGTCACTGTCATTCCAAACAACTG encodes the following:
- the LOC113768939 gene encoding uncharacterized protein At4g04775-like; this translates as MRGKGKETTPTCSCGSKTNLKTSWTDRNPARRYVECANGKVDGCGYWNWYDEEMCERSKQVIPGLLRRINRVETENETLRQQILKLQKKAEKMEDKVKNLKEKLGRKKVKKMVIVLFVMAWTIVNASMWIWGPNKGQKFGRLQIDGY